One Paenibacillus sp. FSL H7-0737 DNA segment encodes these proteins:
- a CDS encoding Ger(x)C family spore germination protein: protein MRILKIGVIVILLLNITGCWSSKVELDELTFVYGMFIDEGKEPNTVEITINSPLPNRLNAAGQPSNGGGGDGNTYSTVSKTAETIADAMLLIQKDLTRQLSLAQLKVIVLGKTFAEQGISELLLWIEREPSLPLGAFVMASPGSAKEMNTLTPIYEQIPSDVLRNFGSERYLFSTTIKDCLYAEASGVGFAINNLSFGKKEETSKDGKPEFWAGIQGAMLFQKDKMKGVLKLKEGRALAWAAGSLKLAVYSVDWDEGKSAASVVFVSTKSSKKLNKTDKGPVFTVNLKGKASVIYLRDPKNRDAEELGQIIIAKLKEKVSDNLNEAIRNTQKAGADVLQLGLLLEWNDPKQWKQLRERWDNYYAQEADIKVKTDFSIVDFGTAK from the coding sequence ATGAGAATCCTGAAGATAGGAGTGATTGTAATCCTGCTCCTAAATATAACAGGTTGTTGGTCGTCGAAGGTTGAGTTGGATGAACTAACATTTGTATATGGAATGTTTATCGATGAAGGCAAAGAACCAAATACTGTTGAAATTACGATTAACTCACCCTTGCCCAATCGTCTTAACGCAGCTGGACAACCTTCAAATGGCGGTGGAGGAGACGGTAATACTTATTCTACCGTCTCTAAGACCGCAGAAACGATTGCAGATGCCATGCTGTTAATACAAAAAGACTTAACACGTCAGCTTAGTCTTGCTCAATTAAAAGTAATTGTCTTAGGGAAGACCTTTGCTGAACAAGGAATCAGCGAACTACTATTATGGATTGAAAGAGAACCAAGTCTTCCTCTGGGTGCTTTTGTTATGGCTAGTCCGGGAAGTGCAAAAGAGATGAATACTTTAACACCTATTTACGAGCAAATACCCTCGGATGTACTAAGGAACTTTGGATCAGAGAGATATTTGTTTTCTACTACGATTAAGGATTGCCTGTATGCAGAGGCATCCGGTGTTGGATTTGCTATAAACAATCTTTCATTTGGTAAAAAAGAAGAAACATCTAAAGATGGAAAACCGGAATTCTGGGCAGGAATCCAAGGGGCAATGCTGTTTCAAAAAGATAAGATGAAAGGAGTTCTTAAGCTTAAAGAGGGAAGGGCATTAGCTTGGGCGGCAGGCAGTCTTAAGCTGGCAGTTTACTCCGTCGATTGGGATGAGGGAAAAAGCGCCGCAAGTGTTGTATTTGTAAGCACAAAATCATCAAAGAAGTTAAATAAAACGGATAAGGGTCCTGTGTTTACAGTGAATTTAAAGGGGAAAGCTAGTGTAATTTATTTAAGGGATCCTAAGAATAGGGATGCAGAGGAACTCGGCCAAATTATCATTGCGAAGCTTAAAGAGAAAGTCTCTGATAATCTTAACGAAGCTATTCGTAATACCCAAAAAGCAGGTGCCGATGTTCTGCAACTCGGATTGTTACTAGAATGGAACGATCCAAAGCAATGGAAACAGCTTAGAGAGCGGTGGGATAATTATTATGCTCAAGAGGCTGATATTAAAGTGAAGACAGATTTTAGCATTGTGGATTTTGGAACAGCAAAATAA
- a CDS encoding response regulator transcription factor, which translates to MYNVLLVDDEMLDLEGMRQFIPWNELGMEVVEAANNAFTACDILDQHVIDIIVSDVNMPNMSGLELARIAIEKKKDIRVIFVSGYQDFSYVKQALSLKAYSYVLKPMDDSELIAALQKVRQDLDDERKRRDVEEAYQHMIPMAKNDLLIRLFEGEWEGEEGSQAGMLSLVKSYGLDKLNWPVRVAVLELDYFNWLQGQDNLSKHQMAKDFLYEVNRIGQKHGMPHCYKVSSYRIALLINEQEMEKFTEDIYASIRAKFPVTMTVGVGKPTFSMEQIHISYRQAMEAVDGKMFIGKGNLIMYETVSSEPGMIDARMLDTRMDTLFKAVKEYELVLIYDEIDKLFRSVSSLRSKFTIHNLAMYIIWKLDQQLKDVSEDLFEILGMEIHSLDVLHQFDTISDIRSWLVLKTFEISEYLRSKSDSVNHKLIREIIQTMQDRMSDNFTLKDIAQQFSFSPNYLGYLFKEETGKTFSEVLTQLRMDQAGKLLKDPTCKIYEIASKVGYRYLPYFSRQFKEAYGMTPMEYRKRDK; encoded by the coding sequence ATGTACAACGTATTATTAGTAGACGATGAGATGCTGGATCTAGAAGGTATGAGACAATTTATTCCTTGGAATGAGCTTGGTATGGAAGTTGTAGAGGCAGCAAATAACGCGTTTACCGCGTGCGATATTTTAGATCAGCATGTTATTGATATTATCGTAAGCGATGTGAATATGCCGAATATGTCGGGCCTTGAGCTGGCTCGAATTGCTATAGAGAAAAAAAAGGATATACGCGTGATATTTGTAAGCGGTTACCAAGATTTTAGCTATGTTAAGCAAGCACTGTCACTAAAGGCGTATAGCTACGTCCTTAAGCCAATGGATGATAGCGAACTCATTGCTGCACTTCAGAAAGTAAGGCAGGATTTAGACGATGAACGTAAACGACGTGATGTTGAAGAAGCCTATCAGCATATGATTCCAATGGCCAAAAATGATTTGTTGATACGCTTATTCGAAGGGGAATGGGAAGGGGAAGAGGGTAGCCAGGCCGGAATGTTGTCGCTTGTGAAGTCATACGGTCTGGATAAGCTGAATTGGCCTGTTCGTGTAGCTGTCTTGGAGCTTGACTACTTCAACTGGCTTCAAGGACAGGATAATCTATCTAAACATCAAATGGCTAAGGACTTCCTTTATGAAGTGAATAGAATAGGTCAGAAGCACGGAATGCCACATTGCTACAAGGTATCGTCCTATCGGATTGCATTATTGATTAACGAGCAGGAAATGGAAAAGTTCACTGAAGATATTTACGCCTCGATTCGTGCGAAGTTTCCAGTCACAATGACTGTAGGTGTAGGCAAACCAACATTTTCTATGGAACAGATTCATATCTCCTATCGACAAGCTATGGAAGCTGTGGACGGAAAAATGTTTATTGGCAAAGGCAATCTAATAATGTATGAGACCGTTAGCAGTGAACCAGGGATGATCGATGCTCGTATGTTAGATACCCGTATGGATACGCTGTTTAAAGCGGTGAAAGAGTATGAGCTAGTTCTTATTTATGATGAGATTGACAAGTTATTCCGCTCTGTAAGTAGTTTGAGATCCAAATTCACTATTCATAATCTGGCAATGTATATCATTTGGAAGCTGGATCAGCAGTTAAAGGATGTTAGTGAGGATTTATTTGAAATTTTAGGTATGGAAATACATAGTTTAGATGTTTTACACCAATTCGATACGATCAGTGATATTCGCTCGTGGCTCGTACTCAAAACGTTTGAGATCTCCGAGTACCTGCGTAGTAAATCAGATTCAGTGAACCATAAATTGATTAGAGAAATCATTCAAACGATGCAGGATAGAATGAGCGATAACTTTACGCTTAAAGATATTGCGCAGCAGTTCTCTTTCTCCCCTAACTATTTGGGCTATCTATTCAAAGAGGAAACAGGGAAAACGTTCAGTGAAGTGCTTACACAGCTTCGAATGGATCAAGCAGGCAAGCTTTTAAAAGATCCGACCTGCAAAATCTATGAAATCGCTAGCAAGGTAGGCTATCGGTATCTCCCTTATTTCAGCAGACAGTTCAAAGAGGCTTATGGTATGACACCTATGGAGTATCGTAAGCGCGACAAGTGA
- a CDS encoding extracellular solute-binding protein, whose protein sequence is MKTKRKMLLGTLSTLLLSTVVAGCGGNNSSAPAATAEPVKEGGTAVNTATEAPAADLYELGKEPLEVSFYGNYGWYQMPKWGKDAASKWILDNLKINVTGISSGGNNAQKLQTMIVGNELPDIVWTEKGADVERLRQADMLVPLDEYIDKYPNFKKYLTAGHLELLRSPDGKIYQLPNYYTTQPNGNAGYAINKKIYKELGSPKLETTDDLYAYLNAVKAKFPDVIPFETGLAKDGNGIDQLFSSFKENNLSYTRIYAVPDGDKMASIYKDEGFRESVVFGAKLMREKLMTQDANTQTEDQIREKAMNGKFAVIATFDPMKLLATADEEMKKKNPEDGYMFIKPIYKPGLDQSKITPGTYNQLGWNVATITKNAKNPEAVFAMLDWMTGAEGSMVLNWGPPGPDAYWDGFEADGLTPKFNKDKYLNEPEALSEISGKAGDLVWVGNTVFLDNTKKMMLQTLPADKIDFSNRWQMEVTWASQGDFTEFLNWDPAPDSEEGIIRQSVRDIWLTARAKSMYAKTDAEALAILDKAHDDSMKVGYEKFLDYVTKVWTENKKALGK, encoded by the coding sequence TTGAAGACTAAGAGAAAGATGCTTCTCGGAACGTTGTCTACCTTGCTATTGTCGACTGTGGTGGCGGGTTGTGGTGGCAACAATTCAAGCGCTCCAGCTGCAACTGCTGAACCAGTGAAAGAAGGAGGAACAGCGGTTAACACAGCAACTGAAGCTCCAGCGGCTGATTTGTATGAGTTAGGGAAAGAACCGCTTGAAGTATCATTCTACGGAAACTACGGCTGGTATCAAATGCCGAAATGGGGCAAAGATGCTGCTTCTAAATGGATTTTAGATAATTTGAAAATCAATGTCACTGGAATTAGCTCTGGTGGTAATAATGCTCAGAAGCTGCAAACGATGATCGTTGGTAATGAGCTACCGGATATTGTATGGACTGAGAAAGGTGCTGACGTAGAGCGTCTTCGTCAAGCGGATATGCTAGTTCCTTTGGATGAATACATTGATAAATATCCAAACTTTAAAAAGTACTTAACAGCTGGACATTTGGAATTGCTTCGTTCTCCTGATGGTAAAATCTATCAGCTGCCGAATTATTATACAACACAGCCAAACGGTAATGCCGGTTATGCGATCAATAAGAAAATTTACAAAGAACTCGGTTCTCCTAAGCTAGAGACTACGGATGATTTGTATGCTTACTTAAATGCTGTTAAAGCGAAGTTCCCAGATGTTATTCCGTTTGAGACTGGCTTAGCGAAAGATGGTAACGGTATTGACCAGTTGTTCTCCTCTTTTAAAGAGAATAACCTTTCGTATACTAGAATATATGCTGTACCTGATGGCGACAAAATGGCTTCCATTTACAAAGATGAAGGGTTCCGTGAGTCCGTTGTCTTTGGTGCTAAATTAATGCGTGAGAAGCTTATGACACAGGATGCGAATACCCAAACAGAAGACCAAATCAGAGAGAAAGCGATGAACGGTAAGTTCGCTGTGATTGCGACATTCGATCCGATGAAGTTGCTCGCTACTGCTGATGAAGAGATGAAGAAGAAAAATCCGGAAGATGGTTATATGTTTATTAAACCAATCTACAAACCGGGCTTGGATCAAAGTAAAATCACTCCGGGAACGTACAATCAGTTAGGCTGGAACGTGGCTACAATCACTAAAAACGCTAAAAATCCAGAAGCTGTATTCGCAATGCTTGATTGGATGACAGGTGCAGAAGGTTCTATGGTTCTGAACTGGGGCCCTCCAGGACCAGACGCTTACTGGGATGGCTTTGAAGCAGATGGACTTACTCCTAAATTTAATAAAGATAAATATCTAAATGAGCCAGAAGCATTGTCTGAAATCAGCGGTAAGGCTGGTGACTTGGTTTGGGTAGGAAACACGGTTTTCTTGGATAATACGAAGAAAATGATGTTGCAAACCCTTCCAGCTGATAAGATCGACTTTAGTAACCGTTGGCAGATGGAAGTAACGTGGGCTTCACAAGGCGACTTTACGGAGTTCCTAAACTGGGATCCGGCTCCAGACAGTGAAGAAGGTATTATCAGACAAAGCGTTAGAGATATCTGGCTAACTGCTAGAGCGAAATCAATGTATGCTAAGACCGATGCAGAAGCATTAGCCATTCTTGACAAAGCACATGATGATTCCATGAAGGTTGGTTATGAGAAATTCCTTGATTATGTTACAAAAGTATGGACAGAAAACAAGAAAGCTTTAGGAAAATAA
- a CDS encoding DUF421 domain-containing protein: MPEWLEVVVRTLFAVVVLFFLTKLLGKRQVSQLSFFEYITGITVGSLAAYISLDTDKYWHLGLIALIVWVACSLGIEWLQMKSKKARDFIDFKSTVLIKDGKILEDHMKKERLTTDELLEELRKKDVFNISEVEFAIMESDGAINVLLKKEYLPLSAKDLGVKVAPQKESQAVIMDGKVLDKPLDTLNLTRSWLDGALEKMGLTVENVFLAQVDSYGELTVDLYADNFKVPQPQDKPQLYALLKKCEADLEMFSLSTENEKAKKMYEQCSEQLQASLKVLKPLIQS, encoded by the coding sequence ATGCCGGAGTGGTTGGAGGTTGTAGTACGAACACTCTTTGCTGTGGTTGTGCTTTTCTTTTTAACTAAATTACTGGGGAAGAGACAAGTATCGCAGCTTTCGTTCTTCGAGTATATTACGGGGATAACCGTCGGCAGCTTAGCCGCCTATATTTCTTTGGATACGGATAAGTATTGGCATTTAGGACTCATTGCACTGATTGTATGGGTCGCTTGTTCTTTAGGAATTGAATGGCTTCAGATGAAGAGTAAAAAAGCAAGAGACTTCATTGACTTTAAGTCCACCGTTCTTATAAAAGACGGGAAAATACTTGAAGATCATATGAAAAAGGAACGTTTAACAACAGATGAATTATTGGAAGAGCTACGTAAAAAGGATGTATTCAATATATCTGAAGTGGAATTTGCGATTATGGAGTCTGATGGAGCGATTAATGTTCTGCTTAAGAAGGAGTATCTCCCTCTATCGGCAAAAGACCTGGGTGTGAAGGTTGCCCCACAGAAAGAGTCACAAGCCGTCATTATGGATGGGAAAGTATTAGATAAACCGTTAGATACCTTAAATCTGACTCGCAGCTGGCTTGATGGAGCGCTAGAGAAAATGGGGCTAACCGTCGAGAATGTATTTCTCGCTCAAGTTGATTCTTATGGAGAGCTGACAGTCGATTTGTATGCCGACAACTTTAAAGTTCCACAGCCACAAGATAAACCACAATTATATGCTTTGCTAAAAAAATGTGAAGCGGATCTGGAAATGTTCAGTTTGTCGACAGAAAATGAAAAAGCTAAAAAAATGTACGAACAATGCTCAGAGCAATTGCAAGCATCTTTGAAAGTACTAAAGCCTTTAATCCAAAGTTGA
- a CDS encoding spore germination protein, with product MSGILETIKDQLEGCSDAVYQSISVHGHTCLLIYIPSIIDSKTLHESIALPLKTEAEAKLEWANFLERLDQGIVFPIQYLKAFDLQKVVDMIVAGKVVLCIEDLPYVYYFEITQYQKRSVTESQNELVVIGPQEAFIEDIETNLSLIRHKIKHPDLKTIHYSIGKYTKTDVYVVYIEGLYKKEVLEEIKQKLNEIDIDGILGISYISEYLRDGNLTPFPLFQYTERPDSVAASLMEGRIGILQDGTPTAMLAPTSFFTMLQSSEDYYQSFYAASWIRVVRFLFSIISMILPSLYVAITTFHPQIIPPNLLITIASARENIPFSALTEALIMELTFEALREAGTRIPKPVGQTVSIIGGIVIGQAAVQAGIVSAPMVIVVSITGIATYIIPHYELGLTFRLLRFPLLVMGGTMGLLGVYITAFLIYGHLANLRPLGAPYLQPVAPLVLRDWKDTLARFPSNFMTKRSNLYTDRNKRRQKEK from the coding sequence ATGTCAGGAATTCTAGAAACTATTAAAGATCAACTGGAGGGATGCAGTGATGCGGTGTATCAGTCCATTTCTGTTCATGGGCACACATGTCTTTTGATCTATATCCCTTCCATCATCGATTCTAAGACACTTCATGAAAGTATTGCTTTACCGCTAAAAACAGAAGCAGAAGCAAAGCTCGAATGGGCGAATTTTTTAGAACGGTTAGATCAAGGAATTGTTTTTCCTATCCAATATCTCAAGGCATTTGACTTACAGAAGGTCGTAGATATGATCGTTGCTGGAAAAGTAGTGCTTTGTATAGAGGATCTTCCTTATGTTTATTATTTTGAAATTACCCAATATCAAAAAAGATCAGTGACCGAATCACAAAACGAACTTGTTGTGATTGGTCCCCAAGAGGCTTTCATTGAAGATATTGAAACGAATCTCTCTTTGATTCGACATAAAATTAAACATCCGGATCTAAAAACCATTCATTATTCGATTGGTAAATATACAAAAACTGATGTGTATGTGGTCTACATTGAAGGACTTTACAAAAAAGAAGTTCTTGAAGAGATAAAACAGAAACTAAATGAAATAGATATCGACGGGATACTAGGGATTAGTTATATATCAGAATATTTAAGGGATGGTAATCTCACGCCATTTCCGTTATTTCAATATACAGAACGTCCTGATTCGGTGGCTGCTTCTTTAATGGAAGGCCGAATCGGAATCTTACAAGATGGCACACCTACTGCAATGCTCGCTCCGACATCTTTTTTCACCATGCTGCAATCCTCTGAGGATTATTACCAAAGCTTTTATGCAGCAAGCTGGATTCGTGTTGTTAGATTTCTGTTCTCAATCATATCCATGATTCTTCCATCACTTTATGTAGCGATTACAACCTTTCATCCTCAAATCATTCCACCAAACCTGTTAATTACAATTGCTTCTGCGAGAGAGAACATTCCTTTCTCAGCGCTTACCGAGGCTTTAATTATGGAGCTTACCTTTGAAGCGCTTAGAGAAGCCGGGACTAGAATTCCGAAACCTGTAGGACAGACGGTTTCAATTATTGGGGGTATCGTTATTGGTCAGGCTGCGGTCCAAGCAGGAATTGTATCTGCTCCAATGGTTATTGTTGTTTCTATTACTGGAATTGCCACCTACATCATTCCACATTATGAGCTAGGTCTGACTTTCCGGCTACTTCGTTTCCCGTTACTCGTTATGGGTGGAACAATGGGGCTGCTCGGGGTATATATTACAGCTTTTTTGATTTACGGTCATTTAGCTAATTTAAGACCGTTAGGTGCTCCATATTTGCAACCCGTTGCCCCACTTGTGTTACGGGACTGGAAGGATACATTAGCTCGTTTTCCCTCGAACTTTATGACGAAACGCAGCAATCTCTATACTGATAGGAATAAAAGGAGACAGAAAGAGAAATGA
- a CDS encoding sensor histidine kinase produces the protein MKLRRRHKYVPIGYKLMLTYMFFIIIPISLIGFVSHSMYNDSLREHINTNIKGTLLQIRDNIDYKMDEVTRISTQLYSDFDFYRNLRSYEEGWENYDRMSKKVLPKLDVAIQSTGVKIGMSLFLKNESIPEIYSNSLEGYLDNSSFYHLYHMKRIEGKSWYYDFPTEKYAETMKWWQIESDVENNRISLLRRLIDTYEPLKPKEIGFLRINVRIPDLFDSVNYTKIGKGSNLIIKNEFGRTMYQSGELPENYTNEAELNKDYLTIKETIMVANQAWQLIALVPIAILEKDAMKVRLFIILMCLICCVVFSFVGIFISRYFSIRINKFVYVLNAYREGDLHKRIKYRGKDEFSQIATALNDMGENIDMLIKEVYLTQLQKKEAELEILQSQINPHFLYNTLSSIIQLAKFGQNEKLQKMVMELAKFYRLTLNEGRTMIPVPTEIEQANAYLEIQKIKYGDRLEVLFDFDTEIWPYETIKLILQPFIENVLKHAWCGDHIHLRIVGRKEGDNILFRIIDDGIGIRQERIDQIFDSKGHTNTGYGVRNVDQRIKLQYGPEYGVSIFSRVGIGTSVQILIPAKKRK, from the coding sequence ATGAAATTACGAAGAAGACATAAGTATGTGCCGATTGGTTATAAGTTAATGCTGACGTATATGTTTTTTATTATTATTCCTATATCCTTGATAGGGTTCGTCTCTCATTCCATGTATAATGATTCATTACGCGAACATATCAATACGAATATTAAAGGAACGTTATTGCAGATTCGTGACAATATTGATTATAAAATGGACGAAGTTACTCGAATATCAACGCAATTATACAGTGATTTTGATTTTTATCGGAATCTTCGGAGTTATGAGGAAGGCTGGGAAAATTACGATCGGATGTCTAAGAAGGTGCTGCCAAAGCTTGACGTAGCTATTCAATCTACTGGTGTGAAGATAGGGATGTCGCTATTCTTAAAGAATGAATCGATCCCTGAGATCTATTCGAATTCACTTGAGGGCTATTTGGATAATAGTAGCTTTTATCATCTCTACCACATGAAACGGATTGAAGGTAAGTCCTGGTATTATGATTTTCCAACTGAAAAATACGCTGAAACTATGAAATGGTGGCAGATCGAGAGTGATGTAGAGAATAATCGCATCTCGTTACTCCGTAGACTAATTGATACATACGAGCCTCTTAAGCCTAAAGAGATAGGATTCCTGCGGATTAATGTAAGGATTCCAGATCTATTTGACAGTGTCAATTATACGAAGATAGGAAAAGGAAGTAATTTAATTATAAAGAATGAGTTTGGAAGAACGATGTATCAATCGGGTGAATTACCGGAGAACTATACTAATGAAGCCGAGCTAAATAAGGATTACCTGACGATTAAAGAAACGATTATGGTTGCTAACCAAGCATGGCAATTAATCGCGCTTGTTCCGATTGCAATCCTTGAAAAGGATGCAATGAAGGTACGTTTGTTTATTATTTTAATGTGTCTCATATGCTGTGTGGTTTTTAGCTTTGTAGGTATATTTATATCCCGTTATTTTTCGATTCGGATTAATAAGTTCGTATATGTGCTTAATGCCTATCGGGAAGGTGATCTTCACAAGCGTATTAAATATCGAGGGAAGGATGAATTCTCTCAGATAGCAACCGCACTGAATGATATGGGTGAAAATATTGATATGTTGATTAAAGAGGTATATCTGACGCAGCTCCAGAAGAAGGAAGCGGAGCTTGAAATCCTACAATCGCAAATCAACCCACATTTTCTGTACAATACTTTGTCGTCTATTATTCAATTAGCCAAGTTTGGTCAAAATGAGAAGCTGCAGAAGATGGTGATGGAATTAGCGAAGTTTTACCGCTTAACGCTTAATGAGGGCCGTACGATGATCCCGGTTCCAACTGAAATTGAGCAAGCAAACGCCTATTTAGAAATCCAGAAAATTAAATACGGTGACCGCTTAGAGGTTCTGTTTGATTTTGATACTGAGATCTGGCCTTATGAGACCATTAAACTGATTCTACAACCCTTTATCGAGAACGTCCTGAAGCATGCTTGGTGCGGCGATCACATTCATTTACGGATTGTAGGACGTAAGGAAGGCGATAATATTCTCTTCCGTATTATTGACGATGGTATTGGCATCAGACAAGAGCGTATTGATCAAATTTTCGATTCGAAGGGACACACAAATACAGGTTATGGCGTCCGTAATGTGGATCAACGGATTAAGCTGCAATATGGACCTGAGTATGGCGTAAGTATTTTTAGTCGTGTCGGAATTGGAACATCAGTTCAGATCCTGATTCCTGCCAAAAAAAGAAAGTAA
- a CDS encoding carbohydrate ABC transporter permease, translated as MKRTNIGDRLFIGFIYVFLTLLAFSAFYPFWNSLVISFNEGMDTSKGGITFWVREFTLENYKIVFEDSRLMGGFVIATLRTVIGTVTAILATSIFAYGMSKRELMGRKYYMIMCIITMYFGGGLIPSYMLIRSLGLFNSFWVFIIPALVSVWNMIIFRTFFQGLPQGLEESAKIDGCGYWGTFLRIVLPLSGPVIATLSLFTAVNHWNEWFVASIYITKEELMPIQTILRQILFSNIASEQLSNVDASSIAHINSAKKITSKSLTMATIMVATIPIVCVYPFLQRFFVKGVLVGSLKE; from the coding sequence ATGAAACGTACTAACATAGGAGACCGATTGTTTATTGGATTCATATATGTATTCTTGACCTTACTGGCATTCTCCGCGTTTTATCCATTTTGGAATTCACTTGTGATTTCTTTTAATGAGGGGATGGATACTTCCAAAGGCGGAATTACTTTCTGGGTCCGTGAGTTCACGCTTGAGAATTATAAGATCGTATTTGAAGATTCTCGTTTAATGGGTGGATTCGTCATTGCAACATTGCGGACGGTAATTGGTACAGTAACAGCGATATTGGCCACTTCGATATTTGCTTATGGGATGTCGAAGCGCGAACTAATGGGTCGCAAATACTACATGATTATGTGTATCATTACAATGTATTTCGGTGGGGGACTCATTCCGTCATACATGCTTATCAGAAGTTTAGGCCTCTTCAACTCATTTTGGGTGTTTATTATTCCTGCACTTGTCAGCGTATGGAATATGATCATATTCCGGACCTTCTTCCAAGGTCTTCCGCAAGGTTTAGAGGAGTCAGCAAAAATTGATGGCTGCGGATACTGGGGAACTTTTCTCCGAATCGTACTTCCCTTGTCAGGGCCTGTCATCGCAACATTATCATTGTTCACAGCAGTCAATCACTGGAATGAGTGGTTCGTAGCGAGTATTTACATTACGAAAGAGGAGTTAATGCCGATTCAGACCATCTTGAGACAGATATTGTTCTCTAATATTGCTTCAGAACAGCTGTCTAATGTAGATGCAAGTTCCATTGCTCATATTAACTCAGCCAAGAAAATAACGTCGAAGTCATTAACGATGGCTACGATCATGGTTGCAACCATTCCGATTGTATGTGTATACCCATTCCTACAAAGATTTTTCGTTAAAGGTGTCTTGGTCGGATCATTGAAAGAGTAG
- a CDS encoding DUF1657 domain-containing protein: protein MTVASQVKTCLSSLKGAQASLEQFALETQNESAKTLFTNAAEQTQQIVTQVENRVTELESEEPQYKGF, encoded by the coding sequence ATGACAGTAGCCTCACAAGTTAAAACATGTTTATCTTCTTTAAAAGGCGCTCAAGCGAGCTTGGAGCAATTTGCACTTGAAACACAAAACGAAAGTGCAAAAACTTTATTCACAAATGCAGCTGAGCAAACGCAACAAATCGTTACACAGGTTGAAAATCGGGTAACCGAATTAGAGTCAGAAGAACCTCAATACAAAGGTTTCTAA
- a CDS encoding ABC transporter permease, producing MANASVAPDKTSRPNIGKHRTSGIRRFFKQIDLQLMVLPALVLVFIFAYIPMYGILIAFQDYKLGNSFISSDWVGLKHFIYFFNAPEFEVVMKNTIIISLLKFCFGFPAPIILALMLNEVRKMFFKRVIQTVTYLPHFLSWVVIGSMVTSMLSVDNGSINMLLEKLRFIDEPINFLSMTEYFWGILVTTNVWKEIGFASIVYLAAIAGIDPHLYEAASMDGASRFKQIYLITLPSIMPVVIIFMILAIGNLVNAGFEDILILASNPALREVSDSVDVYVVRVGIDNFRYSYATAIGLFKAVISVTLLTFANFIARRAGNSLW from the coding sequence ATGGCGAACGCAAGCGTCGCACCAGACAAGACATCAAGACCGAATATCGGCAAGCATCGGACCAGCGGGATAAGACGCTTTTTTAAGCAAATAGATCTGCAGCTTATGGTATTGCCAGCACTTGTTTTAGTTTTTATTTTTGCCTATATCCCCATGTACGGTATTCTAATCGCTTTTCAAGATTACAAGTTAGGTAATAGTTTTATTAGCAGTGATTGGGTTGGATTAAAGCACTTTATTTACTTCTTTAATGCTCCTGAATTTGAAGTGGTTATGAAAAATACAATCATAATCAGCTTACTGAAGTTCTGTTTTGGATTTCCTGCACCGATTATTTTGGCGTTAATGCTGAACGAAGTTCGTAAGATGTTCTTTAAACGGGTTATTCAGACCGTTACATACTTGCCTCACTTCTTATCTTGGGTGGTTATCGGCTCGATGGTTACCTCGATGCTATCCGTAGATAATGGCAGTATAAATATGCTGCTTGAGAAATTGAGATTTATCGATGAACCGATTAACTTCCTGTCTATGACCGAATATTTCTGGGGCATTTTAGTTACAACCAATGTGTGGAAGGAAATTGGATTTGCCTCAATCGTTTACTTAGCTGCCATTGCTGGTATTGATCCGCACTTATACGAAGCTGCTTCGATGGATGGTGCGAGTCGCTTTAAACAGATATATTTGATTACGTTGCCTTCCATTATGCCAGTTGTGATCATCTTTATGATTTTGGCGATCGGTAATCTGGTGAATGCAGGATTTGAAGATATTTTGATCCTTGCTTCCAATCCGGCTCTACGAGAGGTATCAGATTCAGTTGATGTATATGTTGTACGTGTCGGTATAGATAACTTCAGGTACTCCTATGCGACTGCTATCGGATTGTTCAAGGCCGTTATCAGTGTGACATTACTTACCTTTGCAAATTTCATTGCCAGAAGAGCGGGAAACAGCTTGTGGTAA